From a region of the Fischerella sp. JS2 genome:
- a CDS encoding class I SAM-dependent methyltransferase: MSLIEKVVAQFAHPTGFWGNITGFIMAHRPSNLERNEWAISLLNLQPSDCVLEIGFGPGVAIQKMSEIVTDGVIWGIDHSEVMFRQASKRNQRAIAAGRVRLVLTSVSQLPSFDGPFDKILAVNNFQFWNNKTDTLRRLTDQLRAGGIIALVHQPRIPGTTEDDATEAGERFASYLEMAGFSDIKVERKRMKPVSTVYVQGSNLQ, encoded by the coding sequence ATGAGCCTTATAGAGAAAGTTGTAGCACAATTTGCCCATCCCACAGGATTTTGGGGGAATATCACTGGCTTCATCATGGCACATAGGCCATCAAATCTTGAACGCAATGAGTGGGCAATTTCCCTGCTTAACCTGCAACCCTCTGACTGCGTCTTGGAAATCGGTTTCGGGCCTGGAGTAGCAATCCAAAAGATGAGTGAAATTGTGACTGACGGTGTTATTTGGGGTATCGATCATTCTGAAGTGATGTTCAGGCAAGCCTCGAAAAGAAATCAACGCGCCATTGCGGCTGGAAGAGTGCGATTGGTTCTCACTTCGGTATCGCAATTGCCCTCCTTCGACGGCCCATTTGACAAGATTCTGGCTGTTAATAACTTTCAGTTCTGGAATAACAAGACGGACACGCTCAGACGGCTAACAGACCAGTTGCGCGCGGGAGGAATCATAGCCCTTGTTCATCAGCCCAGAATCCCTGGCACTACAGAAGATGATGCGACTGAAGCAGGAGAAAGGTTCGCAAGCTATCTGGAAATGGCTGGATTTAGCGACATCAAAGTGGAACGCAAGAGGATGAAGCCTGTTTCGACGGTGTATGTGCAAGGAAGCAATCTTCAATAG
- a CDS encoding tetratricopeptide repeat protein yields MNCCYRFVFSLILITVIVLSCSFVSAPAYSLTTSIIPTTAEDFFKLGIEKMLYGNYQGAIQEFQQAIEQKHDFAAAYSNRCLAYLNIQDYQNAIADCTQAINFSPKNAEAYLNKGIAEYRLGYYEAAIADDEQAIALKPSDFRAYYNRGIANASLEKYQQAITDYNLALSQIPHTGSPLLADIYNDRGLARLELRDFQNAMLDFNRAIRLNAVDYRAYFNRGCACAKSEDYPGAVDNFTKAIRLNPSDGSTYISRGIAFHRLGYEQAAIADLLKAADFFGYQGEKVAYEKTLFLIKTVQKQISFKVVVS; encoded by the coding sequence ATGAATTGCTGTTATCGCTTTGTTTTTAGTTTAATTTTAATTACTGTTATTGTGCTTAGTTGTTCATTTGTATCTGCACCTGCTTATTCATTAACTACTTCTATCATCCCAACTACAGCAGAAGATTTTTTCAAGTTGGGGATAGAAAAAATGCTATACGGTAACTACCAAGGAGCAATTCAAGAATTTCAACAAGCGATTGAACAAAAACATGATTTTGCTGCTGCTTATAGTAATCGTTGTCTTGCTTATCTCAACATTCAAGATTACCAAAATGCGATCGCAGACTGTACCCAAGCAATTAATTTTTCACCAAAGAATGCTGAGGCTTATTTAAATAAAGGCATTGCTGAGTATAGACTAGGTTACTATGAAGCGGCTATTGCTGACGATGAGCAAGCGATCGCTCTCAAACCAAGTGATTTTCGCGCCTATTATAACCGAGGAATCGCCAATGCTTCTTTGGAAAAGTATCAGCAGGCAATTACAGACTACAATCTTGCCCTAAGTCAAATCCCCCATACAGGTAGCCCTCTACTTGCTGATATCTATAATGATCGAGGGTTAGCGCGTTTAGAGCTAAGAGACTTCCAAAATGCTATGCTCGACTTTAATCGGGCAATTCGTCTCAATGCCGTTGACTATCGAGCCTATTTTAACCGAGGTTGTGCTTGTGCCAAAAGTGAAGATTACCCTGGTGCTGTAGATAATTTTACTAAAGCTATCCGGCTTAACCCAAGTGATGGTAGTACTTATATTAGCAGGGGAATAGCCTTCCATCGCCTTGGTTATGAACAAGCTGCGATCGCAGATTTACTCAAAGCAGCTGATTTCTTTGGATATCAGGGAGAGAAAGTCGCATACGAAAAAACACTATTTTTAATCAAGACTGTACAAAAGCAAATATCGTTTAAAGTCGTAGTTTCCTAA
- the petJ gene encoding cytochrome c6 PetJ, giving the protein MKKILLVLLLGITIFTFAFNRPALAADAANGAKVFSANCAACHAGGKNLVQANKSLNKSDLEKYGMNSAEAIIAQVTNGKNAMPAFKARLKPEQIEDVAAYVLGEAEKDWK; this is encoded by the coding sequence ATGAAAAAGATTTTGTTAGTGTTGTTGCTTGGCATCACAATCTTCACCTTCGCTTTTAATCGTCCTGCTTTAGCCGCAGATGCAGCCAACGGCGCTAAAGTCTTTAGTGCTAACTGTGCTGCTTGTCATGCGGGTGGTAAGAACTTAGTGCAAGCAAATAAAAGTTTGAATAAAAGCGATTTGGAAAAATATGGCATGAACTCAGCAGAGGCAATAATTGCCCAAGTGACAAATGGGAAAAATGCTATGCCAGCTTTCAAAGCGCGTTTAAAACCAGAACAAATTGAAGATGTTGCTGCTTACGTGTTAGGAGAAGCTGAAAAAGATTGGAAGTAG
- the kdpA gene encoding potassium-transporting ATPase subunit KdpA — MTQDFLQIGLTLCILIVITHFFGRYIFRVFLGETTVFDPVLNPVERIIYILGGVRSKQDMTGGQYVRAVLFSNFLMGVAVYLILKFQGTLPLNPMNLKALSWDLALHTTISFLTNTDQQHYIPEITLSYFSQTAALGFLMFTSAATGLAVGIAFIRGLTGRPLGNFYVDLVRGITRILLPISLLGAIALIILGTPQTLLPTQVVTTLEGASQYIARGPVASFEMIKQLGENGGGFFAANSAHPFENPNGASNLIEMLAMLSIPAALIYTYGLFANNTKQAWLLFWMVFAIFVILIGVTATSEYQGNTLVNAILGYEIPNLEGKEVRFGSMLTAFWAIATTSTMTGAVNGMHDSLMPTGGFTTLLNMFLQIIWGGQGTGTAYLFIYLILTVFLTGLMVGRTPELLGRKIEKREIVLASLVLLIHPIAVLIPSAITLYFPETLAGINNPGFHGISQVVYEYTSASANNGSGFEGLADNSLWWNLSTVVSLLLGRYVPIVAMLLLADSMTRKQTVPATPGTLRTDTLLFTSVTAGVILILGVLTFFPVLALGPIAEGFKIASGR, encoded by the coding sequence ATGACACAGGATTTTTTGCAAATAGGGTTAACGCTTTGTATTTTAATAGTAATCACTCACTTTTTCGGAAGATACATATTTCGTGTCTTCTTGGGTGAAACAACTGTGTTTGACCCGGTATTGAACCCGGTTGAGCGAATTATTTATATACTAGGGGGCGTACGTAGCAAACAAGACATGACAGGTGGACAGTACGTGCGGGCGGTGCTTTTCAGCAATTTCCTTATGGGCGTTGCTGTTTACTTGATTTTAAAGTTTCAGGGAACTTTACCGTTGAATCCCATGAACTTGAAAGCACTTAGCTGGGATCTAGCACTACACACAACAATTTCATTTCTGACAAATACTGACCAGCAGCACTACATTCCGGAAATCACTTTAAGTTACTTTAGCCAAACAGCAGCTTTAGGCTTTTTAATGTTTACTTCTGCTGCAACTGGGTTGGCAGTGGGTATTGCCTTTATTCGTGGGTTGACAGGTAGACCACTGGGTAACTTTTACGTAGATTTAGTTCGTGGTATTACACGAATACTGTTACCAATATCTTTGCTTGGTGCGATCGCTTTAATAATCTTAGGCACACCGCAAACATTACTTCCAACTCAAGTTGTCACCACCCTCGAAGGAGCCAGTCAGTATATAGCTAGAGGCCCAGTTGCATCTTTTGAAATGATCAAACAACTGGGGGAAAACGGTGGTGGTTTTTTTGCTGCTAACTCTGCTCACCCATTTGAAAATCCCAATGGTGCTTCTAATTTAATAGAGATGCTCGCTATGCTGTCGATTCCAGCAGCATTGATTTATACCTATGGACTATTTGCTAACAACACCAAACAAGCTTGGTTGCTGTTCTGGATGGTGTTTGCGATCTTTGTAATTTTGATAGGTGTAACAGCTACTAGCGAGTATCAAGGCAATACCCTAGTTAACGCTATCTTAGGATATGAAATACCAAATTTAGAAGGAAAAGAAGTCCGTTTTGGTTCAATGCTCACTGCCTTTTGGGCGATCGCAACGACAAGTACCATGACTGGTGCTGTCAATGGAATGCATGATTCCCTTATGCCTACAGGAGGCTTTACCACTCTCCTAAATATGTTCTTACAAATCATTTGGGGTGGTCAGGGAACAGGAACAGCCTATTTATTTATTTATTTAATTCTGACTGTATTTTTAACAGGTTTAATGGTGGGACGCACACCGGAACTTTTGGGGCGAAAAATTGAGAAGCGAGAAATTGTCCTCGCTAGCCTAGTGTTATTAATTCACCCAATCGCGGTTTTAATTCCGAGTGCTATTACCTTATACTTTCCAGAAACATTAGCTGGGATTAACAATCCTGGTTTTCACGGTATTTCCCAAGTAGTTTATGAGTATACTTCAGCCAGTGCCAATAATGGATCTGGCTTTGAAGGTTTAGCAGATAACAGCCTCTGGTGGAATCTCAGTACCGTTGTTAGCTTGCTGTTGGGGCGCTATGTTCCCATTGTTGCCATGCTGCTATTAGCCGATAGCATGACTCGCAAACAAACAGTACCAGCAACACCAGGTACTCTGAGAACCGATACTCTGCTATTTACCAGTGTCACCGCCGGAGTAATTTTAATTTTAGGAGTACTGACTTTCTTCCCAGTTTTAGCTTTAGGCCCCATTGCCGAAGGATTTAAAATTGCCTCTGGCAGGTAG
- the priA gene encoding primosomal protein N', which translates to MYINDVSLPPLVVAQSGESYDTRINKNQWVEVLVDCPGIAKEGTTEQQEEEKEEKLYTYRLPAGLEVKPGDILSVPFGKQQVGGIAIRLLAQPPANLAPEKIRDVEDVIHSKFFRESYWQLLERVSQYYYTPFMQVIRTALPPGLLGRSQSRLRLKRENIPNGANEFLSFPAREIIKILQSQADGDYSFKFLRRQIKGFDRAKKQLIQRGWVETYIELPRYSRPQTKPIVTLTVSVPPIDLSKRQREILEVLRRYGGELWLNDFLQICNTTTTTLKKLEDQGYIVIQQREILRSENGPTVAADQPKSLNAAQFQALSTIKEVKGYATLLLHGVTGSGKTEVYLQAIAPLLAQGKSALVLVPEIGLTPQLTDRFRARFGNKINVYHSALSAGERYDTWRQMLTGEPQIVIGTRSAVFAPLPNLGLIILDEEHDNSFKQDSPIPTYHARTVAQWRAELENCPLVLGSATPSLESWVRVRDRGWGQGGQARHGGHGRQEGVNSPHTPHTPHTPHTPHTTPPPHYPSNYLSLPERIHSRPLPTVEIVDMRQELQQGNRSIFSRSLQDALQQLKQQNQQGILFIHRRGHSTFVSCRNCGYVLECPHCDVSLAYHQTEAEGPQILRCHYCNYARSHPRNCPECSSPYLKFFGSGTQRVAQELTKQFPDLRFIRFDSDTTRTKGAHRTLLTQFANGEADLLIGTQMLTKGLDLPQVTLVGVVAADGLLYLSDYRASERAFQTLAQVAGRAGRGEEPGRVIVQTYTPEHPVIEAVQKHDYESFTATELEQRQALNYPPYGRLILLRLSSLDPMEVQNAAQVIAAALPQQEGLDILGPAPANILRVANRYRWQILLKFAPDALPQLPDWEQVRQLCPAYVSLTIDIDPINMM; encoded by the coding sequence ATGTATATAAATGATGTAAGTTTACCTCCTTTGGTCGTAGCCCAATCAGGGGAATCTTATGATACCAGAATAAATAAAAATCAATGGGTTGAAGTGCTAGTAGACTGTCCAGGAATTGCAAAAGAAGGTACAACAGAACAACAAGAAGAAGAAAAAGAAGAAAAACTCTATACCTATCGATTACCAGCAGGGTTAGAAGTAAAACCAGGAGATATTTTAAGTGTGCCTTTTGGCAAACAACAGGTAGGGGGGATAGCTATTCGTTTGTTAGCACAACCACCAGCTAATCTTGCGCCTGAAAAAATCAGAGATGTGGAAGATGTAATCCACTCAAAATTTTTTCGAGAAAGCTACTGGCAATTGCTAGAAAGAGTTTCCCAATACTATTACACTCCCTTTATGCAAGTGATACGCACTGCCCTACCACCAGGTTTGTTGGGGCGATCGCAGTCTCGTTTGCGGCTCAAAAGGGAAAATATTCCCAATGGCGCGAATGAATTTCTCAGTTTCCCAGCCCGTGAAATCATCAAAATTCTTCAATCTCAGGCTGATGGCGATTATAGCTTTAAATTCCTCAGACGCCAGATCAAAGGGTTTGATAGAGCCAAAAAGCAGTTAATCCAACGTGGTTGGGTAGAAACCTACATAGAATTGCCTAGATACTCTCGACCCCAGACCAAACCCATAGTAACACTGACAGTAAGTGTACCGCCGATCGACCTCAGCAAGCGCCAACGAGAAATACTAGAAGTGTTGAGGCGTTATGGCGGAGAATTATGGCTCAATGATTTTTTACAAATTTGTAATACAACCACCACTACTTTAAAAAAATTAGAAGACCAAGGTTATATTGTCATTCAACAAAGAGAAATATTACGCAGTGAAAACGGCCCCACAGTCGCAGCAGATCAACCAAAATCTTTAAATGCAGCTCAATTTCAGGCATTGTCTACCATCAAAGAAGTAAAAGGGTATGCAACTCTTCTCTTGCATGGAGTGACTGGTTCCGGAAAAACAGAAGTTTATTTGCAAGCGATCGCCCCTTTACTCGCCCAAGGAAAGTCCGCCCTCGTCTTAGTACCAGAAATTGGCTTAACACCCCAGCTAACTGATCGTTTCCGTGCTAGGTTTGGTAACAAAATTAATGTTTATCACAGTGCCCTCTCGGCTGGCGAACGTTACGACACCTGGCGACAAATGCTTACAGGTGAACCCCAAATAGTCATCGGGACACGGAGTGCTGTTTTTGCTCCCTTGCCCAACTTGGGTTTAATCATATTAGATGAAGAACACGACAACAGTTTTAAACAAGATTCTCCCATTCCCACCTACCATGCCCGCACCGTCGCCCAATGGCGGGCAGAATTAGAAAATTGTCCCTTAGTTTTGGGTTCCGCAACGCCATCTTTGGAAAGTTGGGTGAGGGTGAGGGATCGGGGATGGGGACAAGGAGGACAAGCCAGACATGGGGGACACGGCAGACAAGAAGGAGTAAATTCTCCTCACACTCCTCACACTCCCCACACTCCCCACACTCCCCACACCACCCCACCACCCCACTACCCCAGCAACTACCTCTCCCTCCCCGAACGCATCCACTCCCGCCCTTTACCAACAGTGGAAATAGTGGATATGCGGCAAGAATTACAACAGGGAAACCGTTCGATATTTAGTAGATCCTTACAAGATGCGTTGCAGCAATTAAAACAACAGAATCAGCAAGGAATTTTATTTATCCATCGCCGGGGACACAGCACTTTTGTGTCTTGCCGCAATTGTGGATATGTGTTGGAATGTCCCCATTGTGATGTATCGCTGGCGTATCACCAGACTGAGGCAGAAGGGCCACAAATTTTGCGCTGTCATTACTGTAATTATGCGCGATCGCATCCCAGAAACTGCCCTGAATGTAGTTCTCCTTACTTAAAATTCTTTGGTAGTGGCACACAAAGAGTCGCCCAGGAATTAACTAAGCAATTTCCAGATTTACGTTTTATTCGTTTTGATAGCGATACTACCCGCACCAAAGGCGCCCATCGTACCCTACTCACCCAATTTGCCAACGGCGAAGCAGATTTATTAATCGGTACACAAATGCTCACCAAAGGATTAGATTTACCACAGGTGACGCTTGTAGGAGTTGTCGCCGCCGATGGATTACTATATTTATCTGATTATCGGGCTAGCGAACGGGCTTTTCAAACCTTAGCACAGGTGGCTGGACGAGCTGGTAGAGGTGAAGAACCAGGTAGGGTAATTGTGCAAACTTATACACCAGAGCATCCAGTTATAGAAGCAGTACAAAAACATGACTACGAATCTTTCACCGCTACAGAATTAGAGCAACGGCAAGCACTGAATTATCCCCCCTATGGCAGGTTAATTTTATTACGTCTCAGTAGTCTTGATCCAATGGAAGTCCAAAATGCTGCCCAAGTAATAGCGGCTGCATTACCACAACAAGAAGGTTTAGATATATTGGGGCCAGCACCAGCTAATATTTTACGAGTCGCAAATCGTTATCGCTGGCAGATACTGTTAAAGTTTGCCCCTGATGCATTGCCACAGTTACCAGATTGGGAACAAGTGCGTCAACTTTGTCCGGCGTATGTGAGTTTAACAATAGATATAGATCCGATAAATATGATGTAA
- a CDS encoding TAXI family TRAP transporter solute-binding subunit gives MSGCSQKPNSVTLSTGTVGSYYHRLGEQINYSTNTTVGLSVRNIASQGSQENLQRLLNHQVDFAIAQLDVANEAMRQGKVKAVAILAKEYVHIIVQKNSGINTFDDLQGKRVAVGTPGSGILFTARQLIQADKLKVQEDTSSFDEAFQKLKSRQVDAMIYVGSLGANENLRQIFVKNSNLSLLPIRTALINNLTVLDPSSYESATLPLGTYASRPPIPNRKLPTLSTATVLVTRPNMNRQTVGLVTWSILSTARTYAQFYPEIQSSKAEELMRKELFYIHPAAEAVFDQGDPRAVIIRYWENNNDLQAGVFILVTTSVLGLLLRQWHRQKSKKIMTTTNNRISELKSLLPDYPQQALESIEDLSQENRLTFIEGLVSTEVYEQLRHKTQTFADQCRTLIEQQRKKLVMDTLLLLDEWQASLQTDPEAALQKLKQIKQQYREMLLSDQVDIEAYIELMNLTLISLMTLAPKSSPANSDSENKKQNISN, from the coding sequence TTGAGCGGTTGCAGTCAAAAGCCAAATAGCGTAACTCTCTCCACTGGTACTGTCGGTAGTTACTACCATCGCTTAGGTGAACAAATTAACTACTCTACCAACACAACAGTCGGACTTTCTGTGCGGAATATTGCTTCTCAAGGTTCCCAGGAAAACCTACAACGATTGTTAAATCACCAAGTCGATTTTGCGATCGCGCAATTGGATGTTGCCAACGAAGCCATGCGGCAAGGAAAAGTCAAAGCAGTGGCGATTTTGGCCAAAGAATATGTCCACATTATTGTGCAGAAAAATTCTGGAATCAATACATTCGATGACTTACAAGGAAAGCGAGTTGCTGTTGGTACTCCTGGTAGTGGAATTCTCTTTACAGCTAGGCAGTTAATCCAAGCAGACAAACTCAAGGTTCAAGAGGATACTTCTAGTTTTGACGAAGCATTCCAGAAACTGAAATCTCGACAAGTTGACGCAATGATCTATGTGGGAAGTTTGGGTGCAAATGAAAACCTGAGGCAAATATTTGTGAAAAACTCTAATCTGAGTTTACTTCCTATACGAACTGCACTCATAAACAACTTAACAGTATTAGATCCCAGTTCCTACGAAAGTGCAACCCTACCCCTTGGCACTTACGCCTCGCGTCCACCAATTCCTAATCGAAAATTACCAACTCTCTCAACAGCAACCGTTTTAGTCACTCGCCCTAACATGAATCGGCAAACGGTAGGGCTAGTTACTTGGTCAATTCTTTCCACCGCTCGTACTTATGCCCAATTCTATCCAGAAATCCAAAGCTCAAAAGCCGAAGAATTGATGCGAAAAGAGCTTTTCTATATTCATCCAGCAGCAGAAGCAGTGTTTGATCAGGGTGATCCTCGGGCTGTAATCATTCGTTATTGGGAAAACAACAACGACTTGCAGGCTGGAGTTTTCATTTTGGTAACAACAAGCGTCCTGGGGTTACTGTTACGACAATGGCACAGACAAAAGTCCAAGAAAATTATGACGACAACCAACAACCGAATTAGTGAACTTAAGTCACTTTTACCAGATTATCCCCAGCAAGCATTGGAGAGTATCGAAGACTTAAGCCAAGAGAATCGCCTGACATTTATTGAGGGTTTAGTGTCAACAGAAGTCTACGAACAACTCCGTCATAAAACACAAACTTTTGCCGATCAGTGTCGTACTCTCATAGAACAACAACGCAAAAAGTTAGTCATGGACACCCTTCTATTATTAGATGAATGGCAGGCAAGCTTGCAAACCGATCCAGAAGCAGCATTACAAAAACTCAAGCAAATTAAGCAACAATATCGAGAGATGCTGTTGTCGGATCAAGTTGACATTGAAGCTTATATAGAACTGATGAATTTAACTTTAATTTCGCTGATGACTTTAGCACCAAAGTCTTCTCCGGCTAATTCTGATTCTGAAAATAAAAAGCAAAATATCTCAAATTAA
- a CDS encoding tetratricopeptide repeat protein → MCPLLSGVYDALGQKQEALKYYNQSLPLRRAAGDRSGEAITLGNIGVLYRETNRPTDAITYLEQSLKIILAMRQGLQRQNRQKFLEINDWSAYLVEDI, encoded by the coding sequence ATGTGTCCCTTGTTGAGTGGAGTCTACGATGCTTTAGGACAAAAGCAAGAAGCACTCAAGTACTACAACCAATCTCTGCCCCTAAGACGCGCAGCTGGCGATCGCTCAGGCGAAGCGATCACTTTAGGTAATATTGGTGTCTTGTATCGTGAAACAAATCGACCTACTGATGCCATTACATATTTAGAGCAATCTCTCAAAATTATCTTGGCAATGCGCCAAGGTTTACAACGGCAAAATCGGCAAAAGTTTCTTGAGATCAACGATTGGAGTGCATATCTCGTCGAGGACATTTAA
- a CDS encoding GNAT family N-acetyltransferase, which produces MTSQIDLIVRFAEPADCGVLFELVQGLAEYENLSHAVTGNSSTLKEHLFGSPKYAEAILAEYTGQAVGFALFFHNYSTFLTKPGIYLEDIFVLPEYRSQGIGKALLTKVAQIAVERDCGRLEWSVLDWNEPAQAFYRRMGTSILEEWRICRVTGEALRELGKGGV; this is translated from the coding sequence ATGACTTCTCAAATTGATTTAATAGTGCGTTTTGCCGAACCTGCTGATTGCGGTGTGCTATTTGAGTTAGTGCAAGGGCTAGCAGAATACGAAAACCTCTCTCATGCAGTTACCGGCAATTCCTCTACACTCAAGGAGCATTTATTTGGCTCCCCTAAATATGCTGAGGCTATATTAGCAGAATATACAGGGCAAGCTGTTGGGTTTGCCCTATTTTTTCATAATTATTCAACATTCCTAACCAAACCAGGAATTTATCTAGAAGATATATTTGTTTTACCAGAGTATCGCAGCCAAGGAATTGGCAAAGCACTTTTGACTAAAGTTGCTCAAATAGCTGTAGAAAGAGATTGCGGACGCCTAGAGTGGAGTGTTTTGGATTGGAACGAACCAGCGCAAGCATTTTACCGCCGCATGGGAACATCGATTTTAGAAGAATGGCGCATTTGTCGAGTTACGGGTGAGGCGCTGAGGGAATTGGGGAAGGGGGGAGTGTAG
- a CDS encoding RpoD/SigA family RNA polymerase sigma factor, producing MYQTKQQSLTEAMNIAELGTMEMIENAAVNEEQILEVLNAVADEESPIAENLEVDGRDGDEMAAARPSGYNKTEYDDAVGAFFKEMARYPLLKPDEEVELARRVRFLEEVNEIQAALRQELGYQPSKANIAAHLQITEKQLENRLYQGRVAKRKMIRSNLRLVVSIAKRYLNRGVPFLDLIQEGAMGLNRATEKFDPDKGYKFSTYAYWWIRQAITRAIANDARTIRLPIHIVEKLNKLKKAQRELKQRLGRNPNEIEMAEALEIPPQQLRQLQQLRRQALSLNHRVGKEEDTELMDLLEDEDNQSPEAKMNESMMRQEIWEVLGDVLTPREKDVISLRYGLTTSEPCTLEEVGNMFNLSRERVRQIQSKAMRKLRRPHIAKRLKGWLI from the coding sequence ATGTATCAAACCAAGCAACAATCCCTAACAGAAGCTATGAATATTGCTGAATTGGGAACAATGGAAATGATAGAAAATGCTGCCGTTAATGAAGAACAAATTCTGGAAGTTTTAAATGCAGTGGCAGATGAAGAATCCCCAATTGCAGAAAATCTAGAAGTTGATGGACGCGATGGGGATGAAATGGCAGCAGCGCGTCCTTCAGGGTATAATAAAACCGAGTATGATGATGCTGTGGGCGCGTTTTTTAAAGAAATGGCGCGTTATCCATTGCTAAAACCCGATGAAGAAGTTGAATTAGCGCGGCGAGTGCGGTTTTTAGAGGAAGTTAACGAAATCCAAGCTGCATTACGACAAGAACTAGGATATCAACCTAGCAAAGCAAATATAGCAGCGCATCTACAAATAACAGAAAAACAGTTAGAAAATCGTTTGTATCAAGGTAGGGTAGCGAAACGCAAAATGATTCGCTCTAACCTACGACTTGTTGTATCAATTGCGAAGCGATATTTGAATCGTGGTGTACCTTTTTTGGATTTAATTCAAGAAGGGGCGATGGGTTTAAATCGGGCAACAGAAAAGTTTGATCCGGATAAAGGATATAAATTTTCTACTTATGCTTATTGGTGGATAAGACAAGCAATTACAAGGGCGATCGCAAACGATGCCCGAACAATCCGTTTACCAATTCATATTGTTGAAAAACTCAACAAACTCAAGAAAGCCCAGCGAGAACTCAAACAAAGACTAGGGCGTAATCCTAACGAAATCGAAATGGCGGAAGCATTAGAAATTCCGCCCCAACAATTACGTCAACTCCAACAATTACGACGGCAAGCATTATCTTTAAATCATCGTGTCGGTAAAGAAGAAGACACGGAATTAATGGATTTGCTAGAAGATGAAGATAACCAATCTCCAGAAGCAAAAATGAACGAAAGTATGATGCGTCAGGAGATTTGGGAAGTGCTAGGCGACGTACTCACCCCACGAGAAAAAGACGTGATTTCCTTGCGTTATGGATTGACAACCAGCGAACCCTGCACCTTGGAAGAAGTTGGTAACATGTTCAACCTTTCTCGCGAACGAGTACGACAAATTCAAAGTAAAGCGATGCGGAAATTACGACGTCCTCACATCGCTAAGCGGTTGAAGGGATGGTTAATATAA